One region of Pygocentrus nattereri isolate fPygNat1 chromosome 14, fPygNat1.pri, whole genome shotgun sequence genomic DNA includes:
- the fahd1 gene encoding acylpyruvase FAHD1, mitochondrial produces the protein MTARNIARFWEWGRKIICVGRNYAEHAKELRNAVPSEPVLFLKPPSAYVKEGSPILVPRYCSSLHHEVELGVVIGKAGTAIPQSSAMEHIAGYALCLDMTARDIQDECKSKGLPWTLAKAFDTSCPVSEFIPKERLPDPANVTLWLKVNDVERQNGSTSQMIFSIPYLISYISEVISLEEGDLILTGTPKGVSAVQEHDELQAGIDGIVTMTFQIDKTW, from the coding sequence ATGACCGCGAGAAACATAGCTCGTTTTTGGGAATGGGGGAGGAAGATTATCTGCGTGGGGAGAAACTACGCGGAGCACGCTAAAGAGCTGAGGAACGCCGTGCCCAGCGAGCCCGTGCTCTTCCTCAAGCCGCCGTCAGCCTACGTTAAGGAGGGCTCGCCGATCCTGGTGCCACGCTACTGCTCCAGCCTGCACCATGAGGTGGAGCTGGGGGTGGTGATCGGAAAAGCGGGCACGGCTATTCCTCAGAGCTCGGCAATGGAGCACATTGCCGGATACGCGCTGTGCCTGGACATGACGGCCCGGGACATCCAGGACGAGTGCAAGTCCAAAGGCCTGCCCTGGACCCTGGCTAAGGCTTTCGACACGTCCTGTCCGGTCAGCGAGTTCATCCCCAAGGAGCGCCTCCCGGACCCGGCGAACGTCACGCTGTGGCTGAAAGTGAACGACGTCGAGCGGCAGAACGGCAGCACTTCTCAGATGATCTTCTCCATCCCCTACCTGATCAGCTACATCAGCGAGGTCATTTCGCTGGAGGAGGGAGACCTCATACTCACCGGGACACCCAAAGGAGTCTCCGCCGTGCAGGAGCACGATGAGCTGCAGGCTGGCATCGACGGCATCGTCACCATGACTTTTCAAATCGACAAAACGTGGTGA
- the hagh gene encoding hydroxyacylglutathione hydrolase, mitochondrial isoform X1 — MLFRSLVASACTLGVFGAATYKFAPTKVQAAFLQSIVRKSALVEQSDMRIELLPALTDNYMYLLIDEDTKEAAIVDPVEPNKVVEAVKKHGVKLKTVLTTHHHWDHAGGNEKLVKLVPGLTVYGGDDRVGALTKKVTHYNTFKVGSLNVKCLFTPCHTTGHICYFVTKENSSEPPAVFTGDTLFVAGCGKFFEGTADEMYKALIDILGRLPPETRVYCGHEYTINNLKFARHVEPGNEAIRKKLAWAKEKYDNGEPTIPSTVADEFTFNPFMRVREKSVQEHAGTSNPIETMRVIRKEKDGFRVPKD; from the exons ATGTTATTCAGGTCACTGGTAGCGAGTGCCTGCACTCTCGGTGTATTTGGAGCGGCAACGTATAAATTCG CCCCTACTAAGGTTCAAGCAGCCTTCCTTCAGTCCATTGTAAGGAAATCGGCTCTTGTGGAGCAGTCCGACATGAGGATAGAGCTACTGCCCGCCCTCACTGATAACTACATGTACCTCCTCATTGACGAGGACACAAAAGAAGCTGCCATTGTTGACCCAGTGGAACCTAATAAG GTAGTAGAAGCAGTTAAGAAGCATGGTGTGAAGCTTAAAACTGTCCTAACCACACATCATCACTG GGACCATGCTGGCGGCAATGAGAAACTGGTGAAGTTGGTTCCAGGGCTGACAGTATACGGAGGTGATGACCGGGTTGGAGCCTTGACTAAAAAAGTGACGCACTACAACACTTTCAAA GTGGGCTCACTTAATGTGAAGTGCTTGTTTACGCCATGCCACACCACTGGACACATCTGCTACTTTGTgacaaaagaaaacagctcTGAACCCCCTGCTGTGTTCACAG GTGACACCCTGTTTGTAGCTGGCTGTGGGAAGTTTTTTGAGGGTACTGCTGACGAGATGTACAAAGCTCTGATAGACATACTAGGACGACTTCCTCCAGAAACG CGCGTGTACTGCGGTCATGAGTACACCATCAACAATCTGAAATTTGCACGCCACGTTGAGCCAGGCAATGAGGCCATCAGGAAAAAACTGGCATGGGCTAAG GagaaatacgacaacggagagcCCACCATTCCTTCAACTGTGGCTGATGAGTTCACATTCAACCCATTCATGAGAGTGAG AGAGAAGTCTGTTCAGGAGCATGCTGGGACAAGCAATCCCATAGAGACCATGAGGGTCATCCGTAAGGAGAAGGACGGCTTCAGAGTGCCCAAAGACTGA
- the hagh gene encoding hydroxyacylglutathione hydrolase, mitochondrial isoform X2 → MRIELLPALTDNYMYLLIDEDTKEAAIVDPVEPNKVVEAVKKHGVKLKTVLTTHHHWDHAGGNEKLVKLVPGLTVYGGDDRVGALTKKVTHYNTFKVGSLNVKCLFTPCHTTGHICYFVTKENSSEPPAVFTGDTLFVAGCGKFFEGTADEMYKALIDILGRLPPETRVYCGHEYTINNLKFARHVEPGNEAIRKKLAWAKEKYDNGEPTIPSTVADEFTFNPFMRVREKSVQEHAGTSNPIETMRVIRKEKDGFRVPKD, encoded by the exons ATGAGGATAGAGCTACTGCCCGCCCTCACTGATAACTACATGTACCTCCTCATTGACGAGGACACAAAAGAAGCTGCCATTGTTGACCCAGTGGAACCTAATAAG GTAGTAGAAGCAGTTAAGAAGCATGGTGTGAAGCTTAAAACTGTCCTAACCACACATCATCACTG GGACCATGCTGGCGGCAATGAGAAACTGGTGAAGTTGGTTCCAGGGCTGACAGTATACGGAGGTGATGACCGGGTTGGAGCCTTGACTAAAAAAGTGACGCACTACAACACTTTCAAA GTGGGCTCACTTAATGTGAAGTGCTTGTTTACGCCATGCCACACCACTGGACACATCTGCTACTTTGTgacaaaagaaaacagctcTGAACCCCCTGCTGTGTTCACAG GTGACACCCTGTTTGTAGCTGGCTGTGGGAAGTTTTTTGAGGGTACTGCTGACGAGATGTACAAAGCTCTGATAGACATACTAGGACGACTTCCTCCAGAAACG CGCGTGTACTGCGGTCATGAGTACACCATCAACAATCTGAAATTTGCACGCCACGTTGAGCCAGGCAATGAGGCCATCAGGAAAAAACTGGCATGGGCTAAG GagaaatacgacaacggagagcCCACCATTCCTTCAACTGTGGCTGATGAGTTCACATTCAACCCATTCATGAGAGTGAG AGAGAAGTCTGTTCAGGAGCATGCTGGGACAAGCAATCCCATAGAGACCATGAGGGTCATCCGTAAGGAGAAGGACGGCTTCAGAGTGCCCAAAGACTGA
- the LOC108432196 gene encoding hydroxyacylglutathione hydrolase-like protein isoform X1: MKVKVISVLEDNYMYLVIEEDSKDAIAVDPAVPHRLLEIVKREGVRLTAVLTTHHHWDHARGNEALVKEIPELRVYGGDDRIAGLTHKVTNGQELKFNTINVRCLFTPCHTSGHMCYFMWEDDCTDSPAVFTGDTLFVGGCGRFFEGTAEQMYHNLTEVLGTLPLDTKVFCGHEYTIKNLKFASLVEPENEKVKEMLSWARFIFRQEMMMTSQQYHQHYWRNLNTIHFCVSLRRACRSSQGRRILLKFSVCYAKKRTTSRNARREFFHMPCSPWSGVCSDHKHRGTLQIHEAQRPSQWTLSADPFLVAVLLLLNWCLWYKQIENVNVQTNEK; the protein is encoded by the exons ATGAAGGTGAAGGTTATTTCGGTTTTGGAAGACAACTACATGTACTTGGTGATAGAAGAAGACAGTAAAGACGCCATAGCTGTAGATCCTGCTGTACCTCATCGG CTGCTCGAGATAGTGAAACGAGAAGGAGTGAGACTTACGGCAGTGCTGACCACTCACCATCACTG GGACCATGCCCGGGGGAATGAGGCCCTGGTCAAGGAGATTCCTGAACTGCGAGTATATGGAGGAGATGACCGCATTGCTGGACTGACCCACAAAGTCACTAATGGTCAGGAGCTTAAG TTTAACACTATAAATGTCAGATGTCTGTTCACGCCTTGCCACACTTCAGGACATATGTGCTACTTCATGTGGGAAGATGACTGCACTGATTCTCCTGCAGTGTTCACAG GGGATACACTGTTTGTGGGTGGATGTGGGAGATTTTTTGAGGGAACAGCAGAGCAGATGTATCACAACCTGACTGAAGTGCTGGGGACTCTACCTCTGGACACG aaggtGTTCTGTGGTCATGAATACACCATAAAGAACCTGAAGTTTGCATCTTTGGTGGAACCAGAGAATGAGAAAGTGAAGGAGATGCTTAGCTGGGCCAGG TTCATTTTTAGGCAAGAGATGATGATGACAAGCCAACAGTACCATCAACACTACTGGAGGAATTTGAATACAATCCATTTCTGCGTCTCTC TGAGGAGGGCGTGCAGAAGTTCACAGGGCAGACGGATCCTATTGAAGTTCTCCGTGTGCTACGCAAAGAAAAGGACAACTTCAAGAAACGCAAGGAGAGAGTTCTTCCACATGCCATGCTCGCCCTGGAGTGGGGTCTGCTCAGACCATAAACACAGAGGCACACTTCAAATACATGAAGCACAGAGGCCATCTCAATGGACACTGTCAGCTGACCCTTTTTTGGTTGCGGTGCTGTTATTGCTGAACTGGTGTCTATGGTACAAACAGATTGAAAATGTTAATGTACAGACTAATGAAAAATGA
- the LOC108432196 gene encoding hydroxyacylglutathione hydrolase-like protein isoform X2, translated as MKVKVISVLEDNYMYLVIEEDSKDAIAVDPAVPHRLLEIVKREGVRLTAVLTTHHHWDHARGNEALVKEIPELRVYGGDDRIAGLTHKVTNGQELKFNTINVRCLFTPCHTSGHMCYFMWEDDCTDSPAVFTGDTLFVGGCGRFFEGTAEQMYHNLTEVLGTLPLDTKVFCGHEYTIKNLKFASLVEPENEKVKEMLSWARARDDDDKPTVPSTLLEEFEYNPFLRLSEEGVQKFTGQTDPIEVLRVLRKEKDNFKKRKERVLPHAMLALEWGLLRP; from the exons ATGAAGGTGAAGGTTATTTCGGTTTTGGAAGACAACTACATGTACTTGGTGATAGAAGAAGACAGTAAAGACGCCATAGCTGTAGATCCTGCTGTACCTCATCGG CTGCTCGAGATAGTGAAACGAGAAGGAGTGAGACTTACGGCAGTGCTGACCACTCACCATCACTG GGACCATGCCCGGGGGAATGAGGCCCTGGTCAAGGAGATTCCTGAACTGCGAGTATATGGAGGAGATGACCGCATTGCTGGACTGACCCACAAAGTCACTAATGGTCAGGAGCTTAAG TTTAACACTATAAATGTCAGATGTCTGTTCACGCCTTGCCACACTTCAGGACATATGTGCTACTTCATGTGGGAAGATGACTGCACTGATTCTCCTGCAGTGTTCACAG GGGATACACTGTTTGTGGGTGGATGTGGGAGATTTTTTGAGGGAACAGCAGAGCAGATGTATCACAACCTGACTGAAGTGCTGGGGACTCTACCTCTGGACACG aaggtGTTCTGTGGTCATGAATACACCATAAAGAACCTGAAGTTTGCATCTTTGGTGGAACCAGAGAATGAGAAAGTGAAGGAGATGCTTAGCTGGGCCAGG GCAAGAGATGATGATGACAAGCCAACAGTACCATCAACACTACTGGAGGAATTTGAATACAATCCATTTCTGCGTCTCTC TGAGGAGGGCGTGCAGAAGTTCACAGGGCAGACGGATCCTATTGAAGTTCTCCGTGTGCTACGCAAAGAAAAGGACAACTTCAAGAAACGCAAGGAGAGAGTTCTTCCACATGCCATGCTCGCCCTGGAGTGGGGTCTGCTCAGACCATAA
- the narfl gene encoding cytosolic Fe-S cluster assembly factor narfl isoform X2 yields the protein MASHFSGVLQLTDLDDFITPSQECVKPVKVDKKQGKSVAKIQIEDDGSYFQVNQDGQRQKLEKAKITLNDCLACSGCITSAESVLITQQSHEELYRVLRLNKSSSGEQKVVVVSVSPQSRASLAARYSLSSSETARRLTAFFKNLGVHYVFDTGFSRTFSLLESQREFLKRFARKEEDKKALPMLASACPGWICYAEKTHGDFILPYISTTRSPQQIMGSLVKSFFTKQQGLDPQKIYHVTVMPCYDKKLEASRPDFYINEFETREVDCVITSGEVLRMLEEEGVSLSDIEPAPLDTMLSNVCGEELLCHAGSGSGGYLHHVYTHAAKQLFGVEVEELTYKTLKNKDFQEVTLEKDGIILLRFAATYGFRNIQNLVQKLKRGKSPYHFVEVMACPSGCLNGGGQLKPVADQSNKELLQQVEELYKAEHLSAPEQDTRVAELYQTWLESVGEETARQLLHTQYHAVEKSTNGLTIKW from the exons ATGGCCTCACACTTCAGCGGCGTCCTGCAGTTAACAGACTTGGACGATTTTATCACTCCGTCACAG GAATGTGTGAAGCCAGTGAAAGTGGACAAGAAGCAGGGGAAATCTGTGGCCAAAATCCAAATTGAAGATGATGGCAGTTATTTTCAGGTCAATCAG GATGGCCAAAGGCAGAAGCTGGAGAAAGCCAAgattactctgaatgactgtctggCGTGCAGTGGTTGCATCACCTCTGCTGAGAGCGTCCTAATCACCCAACAGAGCCATGAGGAGCTGTATAGAGTACTGCGCCTCAATAAG AGCAGCAGTGGGGAACAGAAGGTTGTGGTGGTGTCAGTATCTCCTCAGTCCCGAGCCTCCCTAGCTGCACGCTACAGCCTCAGTAGCAGTGAGACGGCCAGGAGGCTCACTGCCTTCTTCAAGAACCTAG GTGTTCATTATGTGTTTGACACTGGCTTCAGTCGCACCTTCAGTTTATTGGAGAGCCAGCGAGAGTTTCTGAAGAGATTTGCTCGAAAAGAGGAAGACAAGAAAGCCTTGCCCATGCTGGCATCTGCCTGCCCTG GTTGGATCTGCTATGCTGAAAAGACTCACGGTGACTTCATCCTGCCTTACATCAGCACAACCCGCTCACCACAGCAGATCATGGGCTCTCTGGTCAAGAGCTTCTTTACCAAGCAGCAG GGTCTTGACCCGCAGAAGATATATCATGTGACTGTGATGCCTTGCTATGACAAGAAACTTGAAGCATCCAGACCAGATTTCTACATTAACGAATTTGAGACCAGAGAAGTAGATTGTGTCATTACCTCAG GAGAAGTGCTCAGGATGTTGGAAGAGGAAGGCGTGTCCCTGAGTGATATAGAACCAGCACCTTTAGACACAAT GCTCAGCAATGTGTGTGGGGAGGAGTTGCTCTGTCATGCTGGGAGCGGTTCAGGGGGTTATCTTCATCATGTCTACACACATGCTGCCAAACAGCTCTTTGGAGTTGAAGTGGAAGAACTCACATACAAGACACTCAA GAACAAGGATTTCCAGGAAGTCACCCTAGAGAAAGATGGTATAATTCTTTTGCGTTTTGCAGCCACTTACGGCTTCCGGAACATTCAGAACCTCGTACAGAAATTGAAGAGAGGAAAGTCACCATACCACTTTGTAGAAGTTATGGCATGTCCATCCG gTTGCCTTAATGGAGGAGGGCAGCTAAAGCCTGTAGCAGATCAGTCCAACAAGGAGCTGCTGCAGCAGGTGGAGGAACTGTACAAGGCGGAGCATCTGTCTGCACCTGAGCAGGACACACGTGTGGCTGAACTTTACCAGACCTGGCTAGAAAGTGTAGGAGAGGAAACAGCACGACAGCTGCTTCACACACAGTACCATGCGGTGGAGAAGAGCACCAACGGACTCACCATCAAGTGGTGA
- the narfl gene encoding cytosolic Fe-S cluster assembly factor narfl isoform X1: MASHFSGVLQLTDLDDFITPSQECVKPVKVDKKQGKSVAKIQIEDDGSYFQVNQDGQRQKLEKAKITLNDCLACSGCITSAESVLITQQSHEELYRVLRLNKQSSSGEQKVVVVSVSPQSRASLAARYSLSSSETARRLTAFFKNLGVHYVFDTGFSRTFSLLESQREFLKRFARKEEDKKALPMLASACPGWICYAEKTHGDFILPYISTTRSPQQIMGSLVKSFFTKQQGLDPQKIYHVTVMPCYDKKLEASRPDFYINEFETREVDCVITSGEVLRMLEEEGVSLSDIEPAPLDTMLSNVCGEELLCHAGSGSGGYLHHVYTHAAKQLFGVEVEELTYKTLKNKDFQEVTLEKDGIILLRFAATYGFRNIQNLVQKLKRGKSPYHFVEVMACPSGCLNGGGQLKPVADQSNKELLQQVEELYKAEHLSAPEQDTRVAELYQTWLESVGEETARQLLHTQYHAVEKSTNGLTIKW; this comes from the exons ATGGCCTCACACTTCAGCGGCGTCCTGCAGTTAACAGACTTGGACGATTTTATCACTCCGTCACAG GAATGTGTGAAGCCAGTGAAAGTGGACAAGAAGCAGGGGAAATCTGTGGCCAAAATCCAAATTGAAGATGATGGCAGTTATTTTCAGGTCAATCAG GATGGCCAAAGGCAGAAGCTGGAGAAAGCCAAgattactctgaatgactgtctggCGTGCAGTGGTTGCATCACCTCTGCTGAGAGCGTCCTAATCACCCAACAGAGCCATGAGGAGCTGTATAGAGTACTGCGCCTCAATAAG CAGAGCAGCAGTGGGGAACAGAAGGTTGTGGTGGTGTCAGTATCTCCTCAGTCCCGAGCCTCCCTAGCTGCACGCTACAGCCTCAGTAGCAGTGAGACGGCCAGGAGGCTCACTGCCTTCTTCAAGAACCTAG GTGTTCATTATGTGTTTGACACTGGCTTCAGTCGCACCTTCAGTTTATTGGAGAGCCAGCGAGAGTTTCTGAAGAGATTTGCTCGAAAAGAGGAAGACAAGAAAGCCTTGCCCATGCTGGCATCTGCCTGCCCTG GTTGGATCTGCTATGCTGAAAAGACTCACGGTGACTTCATCCTGCCTTACATCAGCACAACCCGCTCACCACAGCAGATCATGGGCTCTCTGGTCAAGAGCTTCTTTACCAAGCAGCAG GGTCTTGACCCGCAGAAGATATATCATGTGACTGTGATGCCTTGCTATGACAAGAAACTTGAAGCATCCAGACCAGATTTCTACATTAACGAATTTGAGACCAGAGAAGTAGATTGTGTCATTACCTCAG GAGAAGTGCTCAGGATGTTGGAAGAGGAAGGCGTGTCCCTGAGTGATATAGAACCAGCACCTTTAGACACAAT GCTCAGCAATGTGTGTGGGGAGGAGTTGCTCTGTCATGCTGGGAGCGGTTCAGGGGGTTATCTTCATCATGTCTACACACATGCTGCCAAACAGCTCTTTGGAGTTGAAGTGGAAGAACTCACATACAAGACACTCAA GAACAAGGATTTCCAGGAAGTCACCCTAGAGAAAGATGGTATAATTCTTTTGCGTTTTGCAGCCACTTACGGCTTCCGGAACATTCAGAACCTCGTACAGAAATTGAAGAGAGGAAAGTCACCATACCACTTTGTAGAAGTTATGGCATGTCCATCCG gTTGCCTTAATGGAGGAGGGCAGCTAAAGCCTGTAGCAGATCAGTCCAACAAGGAGCTGCTGCAGCAGGTGGAGGAACTGTACAAGGCGGAGCATCTGTCTGCACCTGAGCAGGACACACGTGTGGCTGAACTTTACCAGACCTGGCTAGAAAGTGTAGGAGAGGAAACAGCACGACAGCTGCTTCACACACAGTACCATGCGGTGGAGAAGAGCACCAACGGACTCACCATCAAGTGGTGA